The following are encoded together in the Planococcus antarcticus DSM 14505 genome:
- a CDS encoding universal stress protein produces MYKNIAVAYDGSEGSRIALQKSVEFVKALPDTKLSVIYVDEDHRESVGYMDAGNASAPVVSANVDSNYAQFMPPGLGDEGFRPPKDHDDTTAEYSKHMHNSIQQQLDKHNIKASVLALEGNAAKTISAFIEEQNIDLLVIGNSGKSGLQKFFVGSVSKKLIKDSSSSILVVK; encoded by the coding sequence ATGTATAAAAACATCGCAGTTGCATACGACGGATCAGAAGGTAGTCGGATCGCACTCCAAAAATCGGTAGAATTTGTCAAAGCATTGCCGGATACCAAACTTTCCGTAATCTACGTTGACGAAGACCACCGTGAAAGTGTCGGATATATGGATGCTGGCAACGCTTCAGCTCCTGTTGTCTCAGCAAATGTCGACAGTAATTATGCTCAGTTTATGCCCCCTGGACTTGGCGACGAGGGTTTTAGACCCCCAAAAGATCATGATGATACAACAGCCGAGTACTCAAAACACATGCATAATTCCATCCAACAGCAGCTCGACAAACATAATATCAAAGCATCTGTACTTGCCTTGGAGGGAAACGCCGCAAAAACGATTTCCGCTTTTATCGAAGAACAGAACATCGATCTTCTAGTGATTGGAAACAGTGGGAAATCAGGATTACAAAAATTCTTCGTTGGATCAGTAAGCAAAAAATTGATCAAGGACTCTTCAAGTTCAATA